The genomic segment AGAGGTTTGTGGAGTTTGTGTTCTAAAATGTTCCAGAAGGCAAAGTAAGAATAAATGGGTGGTAAGCACAAGCTGGAATACTTTagtttaatgaaaaaaagaactttcaacAAACAATTACAGCTGTCCTGCCATGAAATAAGCACCTTCAGTAATAGTAAAACTGCCTTGGATCAGCTCATGGTGATGTCATCCAAAAGATTTCAACTAAGACTGCAACATCAGACCCAGTCCACTTGAACTCAGAGAATCTATGATTCTATAAAAGTTTTTCCCATAAGCAAAACACAAGGAAGTTTGAATTCCATTTTTGGAGgagaaaaatttaatatattttatcttattatacATTTCCCCTAAATTACAAAGTCAATAGCTGCAAATATATTCTGCTACAGAGCTTTCTGTAAGAAATATCTCTATAAGAAAATACATCTCATTAACATTTCCTGTAAATAAATTActtcaaataataatttttgaagggatgtacataaggaaaaaaatgcagaaaccaGATTGCTATATAAGAAATGTTTGACTAAAATGTTCCATTTTCATGTTGCCAAGCTTATAGAAACCTGCTTGTTTACAGACTTTGGTTCTTGGATAGATTAGCTGATAAGTTTTAACGGACATGTGGGGAAAATGTAAATCTTAATCATACTTGTATGTGGGAAGCTGAAATTCTTAATAGACATGCAGGCTCAGGTTGAGTTTCTACTGGGAGAACTTGAATGTGAGACTGCAACTGGgatttaagtaaaagaaaattaaggagtGACTTAAGGTCTATAAAAGAAAAGGTCAAAAGTAACAACTATAAGATAACTCTTTTGCTTTATGCTCTAGACATAATATTTAGAACTGAGTaaagtaaaaaagtaataaaatggatTCAAAGAATTTAGAACCTGTGGTTTCTGTAGATGAGCAAAATGTCCATTTTACAAGTTATTccatttatacttttttaatCTCAATGACTGCAGAAAACAGAAACTGTTATCTTTGGCAAAGAAACAGCTGTTGCAGAGAGAGGCTGGTGCAGAAAAAATCAGATGGTGCCAGCCAGTTAGAAAGAAGCTTACCGAGGGCAATGGAAGCTTACTATATCCTACCTGCCTTGGAGTCCATTTAATGAGGCCTCCTCATGTTAAGATTATTTTAGGAcctcaaaaatagaaaataaatattttgaggaCAAGTAGTTGTTAACTCACGCTGAACTCATCTGTGTAGTAAATATTGTGATAGCAAATCCCATGGAAAACTTCCATTTAGGTTGTGCAGCCTTGGGCTTCAAATGTGAAAAGTGAGTTTGTGCTTCAGACATACGATCTATGTGTTGCCAATACTTGACAACGTTTTCCCTATTTAGTTCCTTGCTGTGCTTCAGTGCAGGACACATGTAGCTCATCTCTTTTATCAGCTTTACCCTACTATACTGCAGAGTATGTAAAGAATAAATGTCCAATTCTATCAAAAATAGGAAATgccaaagctttaaaaaatgtgatcTAGTAACTTTTATTTGGGGCATCTTAAAACTTCTACAATCTGAAAATTCTGCTTGGTGCTATTCAAAAATAACGTGTATAATATGGAGAATAAAATGGGTAGGAATCACATACAATCAAGAGAGATGCAATTTAGATCCTTTAGAATCTGAATggattatttttgtcttattatactggttcttattaattataagtgaaattaaagttttgaaaaatgtaactAAGCAGTGTGAGGAAAAAcgagtttgtttttttctgaaggactagacaaaagacctgtgattattttgatattatttggaaaatatcGACTGCTTTTTTTCTTATCATCTACGAAGATCTTTGAGTGGTAAGAAGTAGTGTTCCAAATTAAAAGGTGATTCTGTGTTGCAAATTAACTCTGCTCCACGCTTTCGTTTCCTATTTAACTCCTCTTTCATGTTTTAGAGTCTATTGTATGCCAGGATATATGGGGAGTATCTTGTTGTTAAAGTAAAGTATAACTTTAAAGAGAAATATGGCTTTTAGGTTATTTTTATAGGCAGTCAATCAATCACCAATGTGAAGGAACCTGATCCTCTAGCACAGCCTAAACTGCTGGAAAGTCACATGGTATTCGTTAgtaatttcactgttttttttttttttttgagtcataGCATTTTCACAAATGTATACATTATTTACATAAACAAGGTGCATGGTGGAAACACACTGACTGTACCACACTCGTCACCCTTTCTAAtctgctccattttctttctctttctgtgatctATATTCTTACGACATTCCTCATTTTAGCCCTTCTGAAATCCAAATCCTGGTTTCCCCCATGCTATACTGTATTAAATACACAGATTCACAGTCTGCTAGTGACGCTTTTCTTCCCTCAGAGGGGGTCATATTTTCTGGCACACGTGGAGTCTGGCTTTGGAGGAGTAGGTGGCATCTTTCCATACTTTACAAGAAAGGCCTTTTGCACAGTCACACCGCTGGAAGATTTCCAGCCCGTGAGAGCCCTTCTTGCGTTGCTTGGTACAGACTTCTCCCTGATGGAGCACTGGTTTGCAGATTTTGGTCCAGAAGTGACGAGCACAGCAAAACCCTTCAATGCAGTCTGATGATCGTAGACAGGGGTCTCCTTCATGCCCTACGGAGATGATGACCAAAATATTTCACCATGacactttagaaaaaaaatcttctcctTACTTTGGCATGGTGTGCTTTTAgatatttctctgttctttttttgtttactaGGTGAGTGAAAATAAGTAAACAGAATTgctttcaaattaattaatttggtatCTTCTTGGAAAGAGTAAACAACTCTGATTCAAGGAGAAGGCTGTAATTGTCTGGGACTCCTAGAGACCATGTATCGGTTAAAATCTAGCCAGGAACACAGAATCTCTGAGTATTCAAAAGAGAAGATATTTAATGCAGAGAACTGGTCACATAGGTAGTGAGTGGCAGGGCTAAGAAGTACCAGAGGATGGTAAAGCAACACAACAGGAAGCCACTACCACATTTAGTCTGGAGGAGCCAAAGGAGCCGGTGGTATCTGAACGGGGCAAGGGTGGGAACTGGAATCCCAACAGGCCCACCTGGCAGGAGCTGAGGCCCCAACAAGGTACAGCTCTGCCAGAAACACTACCTGAGGCAGAGAGAATCTGTTGGCTTTTCCCTTCCTCTACCTCTCAGTCTCACCACAGGCAAACCCATGTGGTCGGAAGCCATCTGACGGGGAGCCCAGGAAATGAAGTCTATAAAAAGCTGAGATACAGAGTGGAGCAGAGCAAGGGCAGATAGCCCCAGGGTCAACCAAGAACCCATCATAAAAATGACGTAGGAGCACAAATCTGGGTATTTAATTCAGAAAAACAATCAAGTTAGCAAAGAACACCCACACATCACAGCTGCGTTGATGTGTAATCTTTATAAAAAAGTACTAGTCAACAAGATTCTTTGTAACCTGCCAGATTGTAAATACTTTAAACTTTTTAGGCCATGTGATCTGTGTCACAGCTCCTCATCCTGCTGTTGTATCATAAAAACCGCCATAGATAAATATGCCTACGTGAATGGGCAAGTCTGTGTtacaataaaacattatttacaaaaatggcggcaggggcttccctggtggcgcagtggttgagagtccgcctgccgatgcaggggacatgggttcgtgccccggtccgggaagatcccacatgccgcggagcggctgggcccgtgggccatggccgctgagcctgcgcgtccggagcctgtgctccgcagcgggagaggccacaacagtgagaggcccacgtaccgcaaaaaaaaaaaaaaaaaaaaaaaaaaaatggcgaCAGGACAGATTGGCTCACCGGCCATAATGTGCCAAGCCTGTTCTAAAAGGTTAGCTGTCAGCCCAGATGTCACCAGTTCCACTGTGTGATGTGGATGCAACTCACTAGCTGAGTTGTATAAGATATATTATTGGCTGCCATCAgaaaattccacatataattaGATAAAAGCAATAAATTTGAAACTGTACTGTGACATAGATATCTGTCAGAATAAAGACGGATACTCAGGTACTAACAAATGCATGTGAATTCGGTGGACTAGAAATAGGAGATGTGGATAAAGCACTTAGGCCTTCAGGGAGTGTAGACAAGGGATAATTGAAGAGGAATTGTCAGTCTCTGTAGCCCTACTGATTTGACCATTAGTATTCCAGGTTGGACTAATAGGTCAGATATTCTCTAGGATACTAGCTCGGCAGAAGGTGAAAATGTGGGGAAATGGTTTTGTGGTCAAGTAAGCCAGGGAAATACAATGTTTAAAAAAGTTAACCAGTTTTCCTCATTGCTGGACTTCAGTATATCAATGTTAATTATAAAGTTCCAGAAATGGGAGATGCCTTATTACAAAACTCTTGAACGCAGGGCTCTTTCATTCACAGAACGTCTTGAAAGAATAGTGCTCCGCAGAATACACTTGCaaaaacttcctttaaaaatataggtatttcaaaacaaaaaaaatataggtatttctatttttcaaaattttactatTAGTAACTGGGTTcaataatttcatacttttaaattttactgttaGTGATTAGGCTTCCCAAATACTTTGACACAAGGAAGGGCATTTTATGGGCATATGTAATCTCAATTATTTTTGGTAAATTGGTTTATGCGCAGTGTATTATCTGGTTGTTAAGTGAAATACAATTTTTGAATCtgcaaagatgagaaaaagacTCTAAATCTTAGTGATTTAATCGTATGGCAGCAaacattttcccatttattttttggaatgCTTTATGCTTGAATATGGAAGAGAAATGCTTGTATAAAAGATTTATTCTAAACATCCTGTAAAAAGGCTGTTTAGAAAATGGCATGGTTAATTAGGGTACTGAAATTCTTGCAATATGTATTTTCTAACAATTTAAGATCTCTAAGAAACCTCTAGCATCCtcaaaattaagaattaagaaaTTCAGTTAAAATCTTGCTATTAAAGTAACTtcccaatattttttttcaaattgcacACAAAACCAATGGAATTAATTAtcgatatttttcttttacttcattataaaacaagaaaaagtaaacatAGAGCTACAGATATCCCTACCTTTTATATGTGACATCTTAGTGTGTGTTCTTCCTAGATTCTGCCATCCCAAGTCGTGGTTTGAGTAGTGACCGTGGTTTCCATCTCTGTGCCGAGTGCCGTCCAGAGCTGGGATGTGAGCAGTTAAGATGCTCTCAGTGACGGGGATACAGATGCCTGGAGATGGTCAGGTAATTAGTTAGACTTATTCAGTTCTCTAAAATGGATTCTTATCCAAGTATTCTCCTGATGTGAGGTATGAAGCcatttatctatcatctgtctattcattcatctattcatttatttatatatttgtccagACTGAGAATTGAATAGTATGGTCCTGAGCCAGGATTTCTTGATTTGAATCTTGCCACCCTCAAGAccaagtgaccttgggcaaaactAAGGATGAAAACAGAATTCATTTCACTAAATTACTGTGAATACATGcgaagtgcttagaatagtgacATAGTAaagtattaaattattattagctCTTAATACCTTAAAATTGTCTAATCAGACATCTGATCAGAAAAAGATCAAGGTTCCTTTTTCAATCAACAGTATAATCCTTGTCTACACTGTAAACACCTCTAATGGTATGAGGTCTTCTCTTCACCTCTTCTTGTCCAGGGTACTTCCAATAGGACTATGCCCAGAGATCAGGAATAAGTATAGGATTATGAGCCTGATTATGTTGTTTTGTATGAATAAGTGTATGTTTCTGATCACCTTCTGCAATTATTTAATGGTTTTACCATGTGTTGTTGTTGGTTCTTCATTTTATCGTTAATGCTGAATTGTCTGCTTCTAAGCTCATTGAGATTGGGTGAAGGCCAGGGAATAGACTCCTGTGTCTCCTTTTGGAGGAACCAATCACTCCGTCAGCATTTGTGCATGCCACGGGGTAGGGCCTTCAAAAGAAGAcaccttgggggcttccctggtggcgcagtggttgggagtccacctgccgatgcaggggacacgggttcgtgccctggtctgggaggatcccatgtgccgcggagcggcagggcccgtgagccatggccgctgagcctgtgcgtccggagcctgtgctccgcagcgggagaagccattagcagtgagaggcctgcgtaccgaaaaaaaaaagaggacaccTTGAGTATAAGAGTAAAAGTATGAAACTAGtatggaaatggaaaacagattcaCAAGTGTATTGCTAAATCATAGCATGTTCCTTTCTTTGGTTCCTTTGCACATATTTGCTTAAGTGTTTAGTGGAATAGAACATCTAGCTATTTATATGCAACATTTCAATATGGCAAATCCTAGATCAGCATAGATTATAAATTATAGGAGATGGTCAGAGCCCAGGAAAACTAAGATTTGAGAGGGAATCCAGGTAATCTTATACATATCTAAACCCTGATCCCATTCCTGCCAATTTTGAAAGGCTCCTTACATTTCAGGAGTCTGACTAAGGCGAAGGCAGCCTAACTTGGTAGCCAGGCCTCCTACATGAAAGGAAAGAGGCCCTTCAACACTGAGCGAGACCTTTACCATTATTGCAGCGGGTGCCAGGACAACACATGCCATCTCTATGGCAGCGCTTCTTTTTCCTTCGACACACCATGCAGGCCGAAGATCCttggtggggactgtggcagtATCTTCCAACTTCACATTCCTTATCACTGCTACAAGGGTAGGCCTGTCATGAAGTGGAACaacaacaccaaaagcaaagattAGATCTTGTAACAAAAAGTTACTGCACCAAATCATGATGGAAAATAAATCACAATGTATCCCTCCTCAAAGGAAGTATACCATTGTAATAATGTGCTCAGCAGAGATATTACATAGTAAGTTACTTAACTGaggactttataaatatttactgttgaTGGTGAGGAAGATAAAGTTGGCActattcatatattttcattGACACAAATTAGGGGTTAGGATTTAGACTTTATGTTGATTAGTAGAGCCCTAAAGAGTGACTCTGGGAGCTCAAAACCAGTTCTAAATGTTATATTGCCACTGATTTAAGGTGTAAATGAAACAGCCTAGCCACTCCGTTTTTTATCCACTAAACTAGGATGAGGAGAAGGTTAAATAAAGCAACAAAGGGCTGTGGTAGCAGCTAAAACACATCTCCTGCCCAATTATGGAACAGATAGAGGGGCAAAGGGGGGAGACGCTTCTAAGAAGAGTTTGAAGCGATGAACCTTTTGGCACAAAGAAATCAAGGAACAGCATCTTCATTCCAAACTCAGTGGTGAGCAGCAGCAGAGCTCTGAGTGGTCAGAGAGACGCTGAACTCCAATGACTGATACAACCTCATGTTCTCAGGAAACAAAACAGCAGGCTCTTAACACACAAAAACAGCCCTATGGTTTACTGTACCTTCAACTTACACAGAAAGGACTTCTGTTCCTACATTTCTCTACCAGGTTGTATGTTCAGAAGGCTACTTAAGCAGTGTCATATATtatctcaaaaacaaaagaatatatatatatataaacacacaatcCAGTTATATACTCCTTGTCTCTTGCAAGTTACTGGAACACTTAAAATGTCCCTGTTTTCAGAGACTGAGAGTTGAGAAACTGAAATATCACATCAAACTTACAGTACTCGAATTTTGAGGCATGTTGACAGGGAAAATTATTTGTaagtcctttttttcatttttgtagttcatttttttccctgcttttcagagtaatgcatttttttaaaattgaaaaaatataaaaataaaaagctatgtagtttttaagcaagcataaatatGACTATAAAACTATGGGATAAAATTTTTGTGACATTAAAATAAGTAGTGTGGTTTGAGCGCTTTACTTTTGAAATGAGGCTTGATGACCTCACCCCTGCATGCATTGCttattccttccctcctctctcgtTCTCTCTCACTCTATTCCATCGCCTTTTCTCCCTGTGCCCTTCTCCTGCGTACGTGTGTATGCATTCTGCCCCCTGTGTTTTCCATTTAGATCTGTTCATcttagaaagaggaaataaatacgAAGTTGATATGTGACTCTGAAAACTTTACACTGTTgttctatgaaaaaaatacacttttaGCATCATAACAATTTTCTGTTTACCCTcagaagagaatagaaaaacctCTAACTTCAAACTGAAAGTGCTTTTGAAAAATTGCACAGTGGCGATGTTTGACGCCCACATTATAGCTGGAGCCAGATAAAgctataaaattaatttgaatacTATTGTCCCATTCTATAACTCCATTGTTAGACTTAAGAGGGACTCTGAATGAGGTTGAATTCAGAGTATTAGGCCATTTTCAAGAGTCCAAGACggatgaaaacaaaacagatgtcACTTCCCGACTTGCTACACTCTTTCCCCCCGAGTGCTTTACTGCCTTCATATTTAAACCCATTAATTTTAACTGAAATGCAATTCacatgtttctgattcatttacatttatttcaccAAATTGTTTTGCAAGAAACATCTGATGTCTCAcaagtttcttttccttcctcaaaaATAGGACATGTTCTTTCAATGGAAGTAAACATATGCCACCTAAAACATCATGAATGGATGAGAAAAATTGATTGAAACAAGTTTAGGGAAAGCAAGTGATATTTCAGAAACATCTGAAATCAGTGTTCCCCCAGGATGGATCTAGTCAGCCATAAAGTTTCCCTCGGTGTAACCATTAGCAAGAGAATACAGAACAGGAGGAACTATGACTCTGACCCATTAATACCAATTCTCATGTTTTCAGCctaatgcattattttttagtaAAGAGTTTTCAACTCAAGTATGAGGCTCTGCAGCTTGCTATTGGGTTTTTCCTACATTAACCCTTTTAACATGTCTGGAAATGGTATCATATtaggcgagggagggagggagggagattgggagagagagacagaaagaaaagcacaTAGTTAAAGTAGTTATGGAGAATCCTGAAGAAGTGACCTGTGGCAATTAACAGACCACTGAAGGGAATTATATTCATTAATAAAAGTGTCATTAAGAAGCTTTCCCACGGAAAAATCCTTTCCCTTTACTTTGGCCTCCAAAGGTCCCATTTAATGATGATTTTTACATTTGAGTACCTTAGTCTTAAGTTTccatttaacaaaaataataatatgcttCCCTggtacttattttataaatgaataagaCTGATTTTCTTAACCTGCTATGGAAATTATTAATAGCCAATTTTTATGGTTCTTCATTTACTGGAGTTTAGGAACAATGACAGTCTGTGTGGAAGACTGCAAATCAAGTGAAAGAATTAGGGAGAGACTTTATACATGCCCCTCCTGtactaaaagttccaaaactgaATCAGAAATTTGGTTGCCTGAGCATCCAGGAATACTCGCCTTCATGCAGAATCATTCATGACTTAGCTTTAGTCACACTTAGGGGATAAATTCATTTGTGATATCTAATAATAGCAGATGATGGgccataaattaagaaaacatgagAGCTGTCCATGATCAGGCCAACAAAACAGAGAAGTTTTTCCCAACCCCCTTTCTAGGCTAAAAATACAGTTGTTCCCATAAATAGCAGTGCTAGTTATCATTGACACGGACTAAAATAAGAGTGAACATATTGGACACAGCTTGAAAATAAGTCTGTCAGAAGGGAGCATTCCTTTTTTAGTATAAAGGATATTTTTGCTAATctagaacatttatttattacagtTTTAACAATGAAGtgaagagaggttaagtaacttctgCAGATAAATCACATGTGCTCAGCAGCAGAACACTTGGGGATCAGAGCCCTGCCCTGGCTTTTAGGCCTCCTTGTAAGGTGTCGTGACTGAGAGCATTTAATAATGACTATTAATGCACACATAGAAAAGGTGTTTGAGTGGTGACCTATGTGCTGAATTTAGAGATTAGGAAAATAAACTTGGCCACTTCTCTTTCTAGAAGCCTCCAAATACCAACAGCATGTCCTACTGCAGCTGTTGGAAAAAACAGAATACTGGCGGAAAACACAAGACTGTAAACAACATCTTCCATTCCATTTTTGTGACAACAGTTTTCTGTCCACTTAAACTCAGTGTAATCAGAGTTATAAGCAAAATCCCATCAtgcaaataatgataattaaataatattctaatgaaaaaataaaatgttactgcATCTTATTTAAACTaattgagccttttttttttcaattattcttaAACCTGCAGGGAGAAAAGGCCTGTTAAATCAAGACTTAGATTTAGGGCTGAATTTATTCTTATTCTCCAATTACTGCCCATCCCTTAGAACACCCCAGTGCAACAGTGAAGTGattatgaaatgagaaaaagtgtTTCAGGTATCTCAGCAGCACTGACTGACTATTCAATAGACCTTTGGCCACAGCTAAAACCTTAGTTTAACTCCCAAGCTTTCAAAACAATGACATGTTCCTGTTTAATGATGGGGGgaatgaagaagagagaaacaacATAAAGTGTTCATGTCGGCTACCCACCCATTCGGATTCTTGCAAGACTGTcctagttttgttgttgttgtgtttaattgGGACAATCCTTTGTCCCCTGTAAGCACTGTTTATAACAATCTCGGAAGTCTTCTGGAGGCAGAAAAACGTCATCAGCTGGGCAGGCAGAAGAAAGCCTGTAGGGGGACAACCCAGCTGTGGGAATGAAAAACATTTGAGGCAAGTGGACAGAGGGAGGCAGCAGCAAAGGGCTGGGGATTGGAACATGTCTGGGGTCTTAAACAGAGCACGGCAAAGGGTTGGCAATTACATTTGGGAAACCAGATCACACTGGTGTCCTCTAGGTTCTTAAAGATGAATTTCCCTTGTCATGACATTCCACATGATAGATCTGTATTTCAGTGAGCATGCAAAATACGCTATCCTTTAAGGTGGTCATTTCAAACTCAAACCCTAACATTTCAACTGCAGGAGGTGCAGGGAAATATAACTCAATCTGGCTCATGTGCAGTTGCACACTTCTTGCCAAAGGCTAGGCAATTTGATCTTTTCCTTTGTCCACAGTTACCTCTAGGGGATAGGGGTTTACTAGATGCATCTTTGAGGATTCCTGAACCTAAGGCCAGGAGAATTGAGCCATTTTTAATTTGAGAGGaaattttcagatatttcatgGCGTTCTGGATCTGTGCCATAGGTTCTTAGGGTGGCTGCTTGGGTATTCATTCagtattcaataattatttattcagcttttatttattgaacaccagCTATGATCCAGACACTAACAACTATGTTCTGTGATCTACAAATGTTTTGCCTGCATTACCCCTAAactaattttgaaaaacatgtatCATTGCATTTGACATGTAAAATGTTTCAGCATAAGTTtaagtttgttttattaatacGATAtataacattaaacattttataaggTGAAGTTCACAGTAATTTTTCATGATTCAGTAAAATATTGATCAATGCAGCCTGATCCTAAAATAAATCACAACATATTTACCAATAGATGAGATTCTTCCTTGAACAAGTTAGTCTTAGAAGACattcagttaaattttaaaacGCACAAGTCATAACAACTATTTTGAATGTTCTATATCCAGAACTTTCCAACTGGGGCCaagattcactttttaaaaattagtaataagAGAaggatatttaaagtgatgaaaaggaaaaacctacaaccaagaatattctatccAGTAAGGCTCTCCTTCagattcaatgaagaaatcaaaagctttacagataagcaaaagcaaagagaattcagcaccaccaaaccagctttacaacaaatgctaaagaaacctctctaggtgggggaaaaaaaaaaaagaggccacaactagaaacaagaaaatcacaaatgggaaagctcaccagtaaaggcaaacatacagtaaaagtaggaaatcatccacatacaagtatgatatcaaaaccagcaaccatgagaagaggagagcacaaatgcaggaaatgggaaatggatttgaaattaagagaccagcaacttaaaacaaccttgtatatatagagagactgctatatcaaaacctcatgggaacttcaaaccaaaaaactacaacagatacacacacaaaaaagaacaagCACTCCAAACACAACACTAGAGATAGTCATcgaatcacaagagaacaaaagaggaagggaagaaaaaagacctacaaaaacaaatccaaaacaatttaaaaaatggcaataagaacatacatatcgataattaccttaaatgtaaatggattaaatgctccaaccaaaaaacgtagactggctgaatggatacaaaaacaagacctgtatatatgctgtctacaagagacccatttcagatctagggacacatacagactgaaagtgaggggatggaaaaaggtattccatgcaaatgggaatcaaaagaaatctggagtagcaatactcgtatcagaaaaaatagactaaaataaagactgttacaagggacaaggaaggatactacataatgatcaagggatcaatccaagaagaagataagggaaggaaagaaagtgcCTTTGTACATTTAGGATGCCCTGATCAACCATTAAGAATATCTTTGTTAAAACCAATATTCcaaattctattttagttttacATCCAAAAGTGGATTTTATACCTCTGGCTAATGCAATATATCAAGATTTGGAATGCGTGacggtttttctttttttcccacataaAATAGCAAAAGACTTATTGTAAACACAGGCATATTCCAGacaattataagaaaaagaacCACGGAAGTTAAGGATCTGGAAATTGATTCCCTAAAACAATTCATGCTGTGCACACCGTGGAAAACCTTTGAATACCTTTTATACATATTCATTTCAAGGCTAAGTTTGTTAGACATTTGATTTTTGATATAAAAGTTCAAAATTGAGAGAATTTCTACTAATACTGCCTGGATTATAAATTAGGAATGATAGATTTCTGCCAGGGGTTCATTAACCTCCCCAATGTATTCAGAAAGCCTCATTTAAATCCTAAGAAACAATAATTCTGTGAAATAAAGGCAGGGTCCTCTCCAACTTTAGTTGCTTCACCCTGTTCTCTGTATGTCATTAAGCAGAAAAGGGATTCCAGGGAATTCTCTACTTTGAACATAGACCATATTCTCAACTGTAACATGTCCATTACTGCTGTTGATCAAGGAGTGAATGGGAAGAGGAACCCTTCCCATATGGTCTCAGCACCTAGAGAAATCTAAACAGTACatggctttttatttttgcttgtttttgaccATTCTGCCCTCATTTGGAATATATAGGACAGAACACTTCTATCCCATATTCAAAAAGCATTTCTAGAATGCTTTGGCAGCAGTGGTTGGAGCCCTTTATACTCCGCATATAATTATGAAGCCCTTTATAATTCTGCAATTGGTTCAGTATAACTGTCCTAAccaaaacagaggaagaaactacacaattttacattttcttttaaatccagAATTGAATGTCTATAATACAGAATTTTCATTGTAGCCTTAAAATTTGTTTGACCTCATGACCTGCAGCAAGGTAACATGGTCGGTAGAAATTTGGAGTTATATTGCAATTTGAATTACACCTTCACAGTTAATTTGTT from the Lagenorhynchus albirostris chromosome 4, mLagAlb1.1, whole genome shotgun sequence genome contains:
- the DKK2 gene encoding dickkopf-related protein 2 — encoded protein: MAALMRGKDSSRCLLLLAAVLMVESSQFGSSRAKLNSIKSSLGGETPAQAANRSAGTYQGLAFGGSKKGKNLGQAYPCSSDKECEVGRYCHSPHQGSSACMVCRRKKKRCHRDGMCCPGTRCNNGICIPVTESILTAHIPALDGTRHRDGNHGHYSNHDLGWQNLGRTHTKMSHIKGHEGDPCLRSSDCIEGFCCARHFWTKICKPVLHQGEVCTKQRKKGSHGLEIFQRCDCAKGLSCKVWKDATYSSKARLHVCQKI